Sequence from the Populus nigra chromosome 17, ddPopNigr1.1, whole genome shotgun sequence genome:
AATAGTTCTATGGTATAGGGGTGAGTTAGAAAATAAAGATGCTTCTCCTATAATGTCTAATAATTAGATGACCTACAAGAATATATGGTGATGAAGGAATATTTAATTCTTCATGCCTAAAAAACTAAGCCCTCTATATTACTTGCATTGATAATTTATCAAAGTGTGAAAATAACAAGTTTACATGTATTCTTCCTTGACAACATATATGCTAgttgatggaaaaaaatattgaatcttgTCCCACTAAATAGGTCTATTTATTTTGTCAATctagatatttataaataaatcaagctaaatgtttttttatttctttcttttaacgaGGAGAAACTACAATTGGTAATTTAATCTTGAGTGGAGAGAGGTAGTAATATCACAAAATCAAGCGTAGTGTCAGGATACCAAgatctcaaaaaaaattttaaaaaaaagttatttattttatttaccacCACACCTAAAAGAAGATAgtgtttaagaaaaataaaaattatagagaaataaaatgtaatggaaattaaagaaagaaattaagaaaatatatagataaagCAAGTAAATAATGGAAAGGAagataaattgaattgaataaatTGCCTCCATGAAGCTAGTCATTATTTACTATGTTGGATgactttatttatattgttgtAGGCTATTAGAATCCTATGCAATTTCTTAAACCTAATTCTATATGTATTGTACATATCAGATAAGTAGTTTACTTGTTGAATCATAATAGAAACCATACTTTAACTAAACCATAACTCCTTTCTCGATAAATACATGAAACTTAATCTATAATATTACTGTTTTTATTTGACCTAGCTACTtgtaaaaatgtttatttttgatataaataataataattaataacaaatcaaataaatttaaaaagtgcCAAATTCGCAAAACATGACACATTCCCATGAACAGTAATAGATAAGAACTCTCGTAAACCCATCATCCATCCATCGAACTTTATGACAGATTAGAAGACCGTTCGAGATATCATATAAGAACTGCTTTACATGTGCTGCTGTGCTTAAGGTGTCCCTTGTCAGGGAATATATTCATACGAGGCTGCAAATAGAAAGAAAGCTGGTGTTTCTTTatgtcagaaaaaaaaaatatttaaaaaaatttttttaaaacacaaaaataaatgaaaaacttaCTTGCCCTTTTGTTTCTATAAAACGGAATCCAAAAagacttgtttaattttttagagtcTATTTGAAACGGTAGTTgtgatggttttttaaaatgttttttatttataaatattaaaataatattttttttattttattaaaattatttttaatatcagtgcatctaaataatctaaaaatactaaaataatattaatttgaaataaaaatataaaataaaaataaaaatattttaaaacataaaaataaataagatgttAACGGCAATGTATACCTTGCAGCTACAAATAACAAATGTGCATTATTGCTTCTTCACAAGAGAATTTTGTTGCATGGAACCCAGACCTACCAGGGAAACTTACTagcccttttgttttttggacACCCCAACCAGAACAGGGTACCCTACAATTCTTTAGATAGGAAAATGACACCCTAGGGAAAAAAATGTAGGTTGCGCAGGaaataatgaatttaattttactttttttgaataaaaatatattaaaataatattatttttttttaacatcaacctgattaaaatcatttcaaaacacttaaaaaaaaagcaatttaaaaatgttttgaaaagaaAGTTGTAACCAAATAACATATACTCAATATACAACTACTCCTCGCTTGTATGACTGTGAGGGTAAATTAGCTAGGACCCAAAAGGTGCCCTGTGAGGAAtgccttttcttctccttgccCTAGAAGGAGGTGGAGGAGGCGTGGGCGGGTATATGTCTTGCTGTTGCTGTGAGCCTTCACGCAACTCTTCTTCCCCTCTCGAAATGCCTTCTCTCCTTTCCATTAATGCCTCATTCTTCGCCTCTATGGTAAAGCTTGCTTCACCATTTCGTTTTACTCCTACAAGctatgtttttaaagaaaatgtcAAACAAACCAACAGATcctatataattaacaaaaccaTCCATAATCAGtatcatgtttttatatttattgtcattaATTAACTGTAGGgatatttttctttgtcatGACGAAAATGGTGACAATGCTGACAAGTTATAACCATCTGATGAACTGTGAGAaagtgaaatatatatatttatgcaatATTAAGGTTAAGATCAAGGCAAGAACTAACCTTGCATCCTAATGAACAAAAGCGAAATGGGTCCAAAAGGCTTCTTCCACAAATTACACAAATATGAGCGACTCCTTTTCCATATTTTGGCTGTGGCCTCTCCTTGAGAAACAAGACTCTAGCACTGTTTATCACATAGGTTTGAACTCCACTTATGTCCAATACCTTTTGAATCTCTGCAACCCTCACTACATCGTGATATGAAGATCTCCTTATCTACCAATTGCCAAAGAAGACAAAATcattacaaaaaatgataaacctagcttagagagagagagagagagagagcctcATTATTGTCCTAGAACTAGATATAATGAAAATGTGAACAAAATGACCTGAATGACTTGATGATCCTTGTGTCTAGAAGAACGGCAATAGAAGCAAAATGCATCACCTTCACAGTCTAAGCAATACATATTGCATTCATTCCTTGCCGCATCCCCATGTGTCCGGCACACAGTGAAAAAAGATGTGCTTAGCAATGACTCTAACCATGGTAGTACCAACATTGTATTCTATGAAACGAAATTCCCCAgcccaaaagaaataaaaaaaattagcacatataacccaaaaaagaaagaaagaaagaaaaggtaaagaGAATCGTGAGAGGGAGAGTAAATGATCAACAGTACCATTTTCAAAGCTGAATTTGCCTCATTAATGAgattctcaaagaaaaaaggTGATTGTATTGTCTAGGTAGATGATAACGGAGAGGACTAATCAGCTtaacgataaaaaaaatgtagaagAAGTAGAGAGAGGAGGAGAACCTAAACAAAATGACCCGCAGCTTACAAAACGACGCCTGGACTAACAAATGGGGCAATGTTGGAAATTGAACGCCTGAGATCAGTTGTGGTGGCTAAAGATTGTCTACAGCCTTTAGATCAAATAGACAAGGATGGGTGGGTTTGGCGCTTTCGCTACTTTGGATCTTCTTTGCGTCTCTACGTGGTCGGCCACTTGGCTACGCATGGACTGTGACTAGCCTCTTCACACCAAAGATCTCCCTCCTATGTTTCTGCCACGTGTTGCCATCTTACTGTCCTGGCTGTTGATGAGGTATACAgggaaattaaaataacaatcacaTTATAATTTAGAATTCATGTTCCTTCTTCGTTAATTAAATCGTTatactgtatatatatatatatatatatatatatatatatatatatatatatatatatatatatcccacaaaacaaattgaaaatcctTAAAAACATTGCTTAAGTGAAAGTTTAGGAATTGGAAATCATGATGATCATGGTAAATTGGCACTGATAGCTGCTAATGAGTActtacttcaaaaaaaaaaaaaaattgtttagaaaCTGGAGATCATGATGATCATGCAAAAGCACgtgacaatttaatttaaattttattgatctaAAGATTGTGAATTTGTATTGTACCTACTCCGAATATAAAAGCTTCATGTTGTCTAAATgactgattattttttttaaaaaaaaagggactatTACAAAGCACGGCTTATCTATTCCCTTTTCTTAGAACGAAaagtgtgtgtttatatatatatatatatatatatatatatatatataaaagccaaTTATAAAGCATCTTTAGTTTAAATTAGTTGTTTGACCCACGCTTCTCTGTaacttggataattttttaaaaacaataaaaacatgttCAAGCTTTTCaaatgtattgttttttaaaaagttatgattataaatcaaaaagtttatgcatgtatttaattaaatatatcaaaaattatatgtgccaataaatataaaaaaataaagtgttaaTATTTCTATTCAACTCGTCTTGCTGCAagtcgaataatttttttatataatacaaaaaaattaatgtgtatGTGTTATTAGCGCAAGTCgatacttatatataataaaatataataaagatcatatacgttaataaaaacatgtaaaatctcAAGGTAATTACTATAatgaaatgttattttcttagtctttgtataataatatttcaaaaaaaatataaggaaaaaaaattaaaaaaaacaaattacaagagaataaagataaaattaaaaagaatagtaTAAATAGGccaagtgtaaaaaaaaaaataggaaataatttttttttctaaaaaaatgtaaagaaaaaaaataagaaaaacttgaaaaatattacaaaaaataaagataagaaaaaacatggtAATGAATAGACTAagtataaaaggataaaaatctctatataaagagaaaaaaatacaagaaaaacgtgttttgtaaattaaaaaaaaattacaaacagtACTGCTACAGTATAAACAATTgggaaaatttataattatatcaattttatccgaaaacatattttttatagtaataataataataataataataatcaatatttccttctaaatacatacaaaatatatcTATCTTTTCCCGCTTTATTAATATACACCCAAATGTGCATTAACCTCTGTTGATACGGTTAAGACGAAATGCATAGTTAAAATAccttagtataaaaaaaagaatatagagAACCgtcttcaaaaagaaaagaagagcattaattgttaaagaataatacaAATCATATCATGAGACCTcatctaatagcttaagttattgaatttagatggttttttaacatggtatcagatctttgatgatcaagcggtcacgagttcgaatctcaccatccctatttatttgataaaaattaaacacaaggtaatgtgaACCTGTTCAAGTTTCAAGcgcaaagggctttcacttaaggggggtatgttaaaaaataatacaaattatatcATGGgatctcacctaacagcttaagctattaaattgaaatgattatttGACATTAATAACCTAAAGTGTATATGATgaatttcccttttcttcttattccttcggttttaattataaatgaagGATGAAGAGAGGGAATTTTATACAACTTGAAAGTATCTTCTCTGCCTCATTCTCTTATGTTTTTATCAGCTTTTTTTACCTCtagttttgctttgttttttgcttcttttttttttagggcttagattttattactttttattgaGATATTAACTCGAATTATTTATTTGGTTGGTAGagtttgaaagaaattgaaaccattgttgaaatctTGTGAGActatttgcaagaaaattatttatatcaaatgatAAGTATTTTAGTCTTGAAAACAAACCGtgttttagtttaatattttttttttgtatgtattaGTATGCATGCAAGAATCTTATTTGATTCAATtacaattttgaatattttaatatatattaagtatGTATGCTAGgaatttgttttaattcaattgcaagtttaaatatttattttttgtttataaacatgcatgcaatttaatttaattattatacttttaGTTAGTAGCATATATTTTAGTTTAACAAACTAGCTTTTTAACTTATGCAACACTGCGAGTTCAATCAAATCCCTattaaacttaaacaaaatttttcaaGCTTCACTGAACTAtttgacattgttattaaactcaaccAATGGGCGACACCTTGAATTTTCCCGACCTGACTCTCTACTTAACCCTAATTTAAAACTAACTCCATGAAAGTTGCCTTAACATGATCTCATTGACTTGGTGGGTCCAAAACAACCCAGCTAACTGGTAATAAGTGTTGTTtggctttaaaatatttttaagatgacatctttttttttctttttaatattgagacaatgaTATATTAGATCGATCTAGGCTTTGTGACTTAACTCACCAAACCCGTGATCTGGAGCATTAACTCCGTAGGGTttaacaactttgttttttaaaactattttttactaatgatatgataacaaaaatagacactcataaaattaagtatcaatAAAATGTCAAAACATTTATTCAAGACtatgataacttcatagaaaataaatcaaaataaaattatgaagatcaaagtagaatcaacttaatattgaaggatagaattgataaaaaaaaaagaattatatcgaaagaaaaaaaaggaatatggaattaaaaaaaattatttggcacTGTTATTAAACCAAACCTAACGAGTCAATCTTGAAACCTCCCGACCTGACTCCTTATCTAacccgagtttaaaattaactcgCATGAGAGTTGACTTTACATTATCTAATTGACTTTACAAGTCTAAAAGAAACCTGGACGACCAATATAAGTAtgattttgctttaaaaaaatttcttgacttttttttaactattgagATTACAACATACCGAATCAAAAAAAGCTTTGCGACATAACTTGCAAAACCCACGACCTGGATTATAGACTCCACTAGgtttataaaatttgttttaataaaaaataattttttatttaatgatatgataacaaaataaaagtttgtaAACATTAAGTATCAACCAAAAGCtatgatatttgtttgaaactgcaataatcttatagaaagaaaacaaaaataaattatgatgaccaacttaaaataaataaaatataaaataatgaaattgaaagaaaacaaattgaaatgtagaattaaaaaaaaagcttgaaaacaaattatggtGTTTCACTGTTCATATGAACACTAAAGCACTATAatgtaaataacaaaaataaatgcttgtaaaaatCTAGTACCACCTAAATATTGAGATGTTTATTTGAGAatatgataatctcataaaaaataaaaaaaaatctgacaatcaagtaaaaattaataaaatgttaaatgataaaattaaaaggaagaaaaattaaaatgtaaaaaagaggggaaaaaatttgatttttttttaaaaaa
This genomic interval carries:
- the LOC133677732 gene encoding protein RGF1 INDUCIBLE TRANSCRIPTION FACTOR 1-like isoform X2, producing the protein MLVLPWLESLLSTSFFTVCRTHGDAARNECNMYCLDCEGDAFCFYCRSSRHKDHQVIQIRRSSYHDVVRVAEIQKVLDISGVQTYVINSARVLFLKERPQPKYGKGVAHICVICGRSLLDPFRFCSLGCKLVGVKRNGEASFTIEAKNEALMERREGISRGEEELREGSQQQQDIYPPTPPPPPSRARRRKGIPHRAPFGS
- the LOC133677732 gene encoding protein RGF1 INDUCIBLE TRANSCRIPTION FACTOR 1-like isoform X1, encoding MNTMLVLPWLESLLSTSFFTVCRTHGDAARNECNMYCLDCEGDAFCFYCRSSRHKDHQVIQIRRSSYHDVVRVAEIQKVLDISGVQTYVINSARVLFLKERPQPKYGKGVAHICVICGRSLLDPFRFCSLGCKLVGVKRNGEASFTIEAKNEALMERREGISRGEEELREGSQQQQDIYPPTPPPPPSRARRRKGIPHRAPFGS